The sequence AGGTAATCGCTTAAATCTTCGGCCATGCGCTTGGTCAGGGTGGTCACCAAAGTTCGCTCCCCCCGTGCCACTCGCTGTCGGATCTCCGCGATCAGATCATCGATCTGGCCTTTGATCGGTCGCACCTCGATCTCAGGATCCATCAACCCAGTCGGTCGAATGATCTGCTCAACCACAACACCTCCGCATTTTTCTAGTTCATAAGGTCCAGGGGTTGCGGAGACAAAGATCACCTGATTGATCATGGACTCGAATTCTTGAAAATTAAGCGGCCGATTATCCAATGCAGACGGCAATCGGAAGCCATATTCCACCAACGTCTCTTTGCGGGCTCGATCACCATGATACATCCCTTGAACTTGGGGAATGGTCTGATGGGATTCATCGATGAACATCAAAAAATCCTTGGGGAAAAAATCCAACAAGGTGAAGGGACGCTCCCCTGGCTTGCGGCCAGTCAAATGCCGCGAATAATTTTCAATCCCTGAACAATATCCAATCTCCTGCATCATCTCTAAATCGTAATTGGTGCGCATCTCCAGCCGCTGCGCTTCTAACAGCTTGTTGTGCCGACGAAACCACTCCAATCGTTCTTCAAGTTCGATCTTGATATTTCGGATCGCCTCTTCTAATCGCGGTTGGGTGGTGACATAATGCTTGGCTGGATAGATTGCAATGGTATCGCGCTGGGAGTTAACCTTTCCAGTGAGCGTATCGATGATCGAAATGCTTTCAATTTCATTCCCAAAAAGTTCGATCCTTACCCCTTCCTCTTCGTAAGCGGGGATTACTTCAATCACGTCGCCGCGCACCCGGAATGTCCCTCGGCTGAACTCAAAATCATTGCGGCTATAATGGATATCCACAAGTTTCTGCAAGATCCGCTGCCGATCGATTCGATCTCCTTTGCGGAGGATCAACAGCAATTGCTTGTAATCCTCGGGTGATCCTAAACCATAAATGCATGATACCGATGCGACAATAATGACATCATCGCGCTCCAACAAAGAACTGGTGGCCTTCAGCCTCAGCCGATCGATCTCATCATTGATCGAAGTATCTTTGGCAATGTAGGTATCGGTCGTTGGGACATACGCCTCAGGTTGGTAATAATCGTAATAGCTGATAAAATACTCCACAGCATTATTTGGAAAAAATCCTTTGAACTCGCCGTACAATTGAGCCGCGAGCGTTTTGTTGTGCGACAACACGAGCGTTGGTTTTTGAACGTTAGCGATAACATTCGCCATGGTATAAGTCTTGCCGCTCCCAGTAACACCTAATAGCGTCTGAAACCGCTCTCCGCGTAACACGCCCTCGGTCAATTCTCGGATCGCCTGGGGCTGATCTCCTGTCGGTTTATAATCTGATACTAATTGAAACCGTGCCATTTTTTCAATCTCACTCAAGTTTATATCGGTCAAATATAGCATTATTATGACAGAATGTCAAGAGTAAATTTTGGAAAGGCGAAACCTTGGTTCGAGAAAGCAGAAAATTGAAAGGGAATTCCCATCATCTGGCGAATTGGATTGCTGATTCCTTTCTGATACCGCTGGAAAATTTCATGACAAAATTTGCATTCACCTGCCAATTCCGTTTCAAAAAACAGCGCAAATCTCTTTCGATCAATTTGATCTATTTGATCATCGCAACTTTGATGGTGCGGGGCCCCATTCTCGATTGCGATTGTATCACATAAATCCCTGAGGGGACTGTCCTGCCGTCAGCGTCTGTTCCGTCCCATCTTATTTGGTGCTGTGGCAGATTGATTTGTTCGATCGACATGCTTCTGATAAGCTTGCCAGCGGTATTGAAAATGTTCAAATAAATCGGACCAGGTCGGGAGGATCTGATCAAAATGGTTGCGTGCTGGTTAAAGGGATTAGGAAAGCAGATCAGCATGTCCTCCCGTGCAACTGGGTTCGGTTTTTCCTGTTGTGATTCCAATTGTTGCGGATCAAATAATTCCATCTTTATTGTTGCATGAGAAGAGGCGGTCAACTCACTCACCTGACCATCGTTGTCTAATACCCAAGCATAGATCGTTACCAGGCCTTCATCGCCCTGGATATAATATTGCGTCGGTCGAGCAGTCAAAATAAAATCGTCCGCGTGAGGCTGCATTGAATCTTCGGTGAGTAGCCATTTTACGACCTGACCATCAGGATCATGTTCGGTCATTTCGATTCGAACCTCACGACTATTAGTAACGTTTGTCGAATCATCTTTGCTTTTAACCACCAGGCTGGTCACCTGCGGCAGGTAACGATTGGGTCTTCCTGGAGAACCATACCCAGGACTGGCGCGCCAATGATCGGGTTGACAATTGTCCAATGCTGGATCGATCAGCTCCAACG comes from candidate division KSB1 bacterium and encodes:
- the uvrB gene encoding excinuclease ABC subunit UvrB, whose translation is MARFQLVSDYKPTGDQPQAIRELTEGVLRGERFQTLLGVTGSGKTYTMANVIANVQKPTLVLSHNKTLAAQLYGEFKGFFPNNAVEYFISYYDYYQPEAYVPTTDTYIAKDTSINDEIDRLRLKATSSLLERDDVIIVASVSCIYGLGSPEDYKQLLLILRKGDRIDRQRILQKLVDIHYSRNDFEFSRGTFRVRGDVIEVIPAYEEEGVRIELFGNEIESISIIDTLTGKVNSQRDTIAIYPAKHYVTTQPRLEEAIRNIKIELEERLEWFRRHNKLLEAQRLEMRTNYDLEMMQEIGYCSGIENYSRHLTGRKPGERPFTLLDFFPKDFLMFIDESHQTIPQVQGMYHGDRARKETLVEYGFRLPSALDNRPLNFQEFESMINQVIFVSATPGPYELEKCGGVVVEQIIRPTGLMDPEIEVRPIKGQIDDLIAEIRQRVARGERTLVTTLTKRMAEDLSDYLADMGIKVRYLHSEIAALDRVEILRDLRLAEFDVLVGINLLREGLDLPEVSLVAVLDADKEGFLRSETSLMQIAGRAARNVSGKVIFYADHITQSMQKTIDETNRRRKVQQKYNEEHGITPTTIYKSVEDVLRTTRVADEKMEKWGTKKKRRDRSLLRLSRMEREELIEQYEREMLAAAKNLEFERAAELRDEIEWLRNS